A genomic segment from Candidatus Poribacteria bacterium encodes:
- a CDS encoding S49 family peptidase encodes MPDLNEIQHEIHRTGSTFDVIRRSYLQKLHQLTGRNIVIYYSGWLYKSNVDTRSISINDQDMSGFMTVSRGIDRSNGLDLILHTPGGEQAATERIVDYLRSMYGTDIRAFVPHLAASAGTMIACACKEIFMGKHSSLGPIDPQVNGEPAQSVIDSFDQAHEEIKKDQSRIVVWYPILSKYNLSLRDQCQKAIQLTEKMVTEWLSTGMFSGMDEKDAQCLIDTIVGTLKNYEVFKSHNRHLSSEYCKDLGLKVSFLEEEGNAALQDAVLSVHHACIHTFLSTHAIKIIENHNGIAYIQQVQPVNRLVVNQQGDPPQGGPPQKRTQRKKRR; translated from the coding sequence ATGCCTGACTTGAATGAAATCCAACATGAGATCCACCGGACTGGAAGTACCTTCGACGTTATTCGGCGAAGTTATCTCCAAAAACTTCATCAACTAACGGGACGGAACATCGTCATATATTATTCAGGTTGGCTATATAAGTCAAACGTGGATACAAGATCAATATCAATAAATGATCAGGATATGAGCGGTTTTATGACCGTATCACGCGGGATTGACCGCTCTAATGGGCTAGATTTGATATTGCATACCCCTGGAGGTGAACAAGCTGCTACCGAACGTATCGTTGACTATCTCCGCTCAATGTACGGGACAGATATCCGGGCGTTTGTTCCACACTTAGCTGCGTCTGCCGGGACGATGATTGCTTGTGCTTGTAAAGAGATTTTTATGGGAAAACATTCGAGTCTTGGTCCAATTGACCCACAAGTGAATGGGGAACCCGCGCAGAGTGTCATAGATAGCTTTGATCAAGCTCACGAAGAGATAAAAAAGGATCAAAGCAGGATCGTTGTATGGTACCCAATTCTTAGCAAGTATAACCTCTCTCTCCGTGACCAATGTCAAAAAGCTATTCAATTAACAGAAAAGATGGTTACCGAATGGCTCAGCACAGGGATGTTTAGTGGTATGGACGAAAAGGACGCACAGTGCTTAATTGATACGATCGTAGGTACGCTTAAAAATTACGAGGTATTTAAATCCCATAATCGCCATTTGTCATCAGAGTACTGTAAAGATCTAGGATTAAAAGTATCTTTTCTTGAAGAAGAAGGAAACGCAGCTCTACAAGATGCTGTTCTCTCAGTTCATCACGCTTGCATACATACCTTCCTAAGTACTCACGCAATCAAAATTATTGAAAACCACAACGGAATTGCCTACATTCAACAGGTTCAACCGGTGAACCGCTTGGTAGTTAATCAGCAAGGAGATCCACCACAAGGAGGCCCACCACAGAAACGTACCCAACGAAAAAAAAGACGGTGA